The Coffea arabica cultivar ET-39 chromosome 3c, Coffea Arabica ET-39 HiFi, whole genome shotgun sequence genome contains a region encoding:
- the LOC113734761 gene encoding pentatricopeptide repeat-containing protein At2g27610 isoform X1, with amino-acid sequence MVDVFSLLAMVARSLLEFKSLELRHHPKVSANKGRKLVTNISFPTTKKGSLYLGNTLLKSSVSDEGYEKTQAQELIDGLHECAANGLLKEAKSIHGHILRCHFTGDNLMVLLNHVMHVYSKCSNFGLARLVFNNMTQRNVFSWTIMIEGSTNNGFLHDGLKYFSEMQKCGIQLDAFTYSVILQLCIGLNCLDLGEMVHARILITGFASHVFVSTSLLNMYAKLGDVEESLKVFDSMNEHNEVSWNAMISGFTANGLYLEAFNHFLMMMEHRYAPDMYSIISVLKAVGMLGDAGKGKQVHNYASNLGLDSNVRVGTALIDMYAKCGALSDAQSVFYSNFSNCGLNMPWNAMIGAYSLCNYSQEAVQLYSEMCWNNIKSDVYTYCSVLDAIASLKCSHFLKQVHGKVLKSRYDLMDLSVENAIADAYSNCTSLGDVRKVFDTMKDRDLVSWTTLVGAYSRCSDWEEALVIFSQMREEGFLPNHITFSTILDACVGLCSLELGEQLHGLVYKLRLDTDNCINSALVDMYAKCGSITVARKVFDCISTPDVVSWTAIISGYAQHGSAADALQLFRKMEKLNVKATAVTLLCVLFACSHAGMVEEGLDYFWSMEDKYGLEPEMEHYACIVDLLGRVGRLNEAFEFIKAMPIKPDEMVWQTLLAASRIHGNINLGEIAAKNILLMQPNYSAPYVLLSNMYTEKGSFRYGLQLRKMMKQQGIAKEPGYSCISLKGRVHRFYARDQEHPEKDDIYLKLAELRKMIKAFGYVPDTKCAL; translated from the exons ATGGTAGATGTGTTTTCATTGCTAGCCATGGTAGCACGCTCTCTTCTTGAGTTCAAATCTTTAGAACTTCGACATCATCCCAAGGTGTCAGCTAACAAA GGTAGAAAATTGGTAACCAATATATCATTTCCAACCACCAAAAAAGGGAGTTTATATTTGGGAAACACACTCTTGAAGTCTAGTGTTAGTGACGAAGGTTATGAGAAGACTCAAGCTCAAGAGCTGATCGATGGTCTTCATGAATGTGCAGCCAATGGGTTACTTAAAGAAGCAAAATCTATACATGGACATATATTGAGGTGTCATTTTACCGGTGATAATTTGATGGTTCTACTCAATCATGTAATGCATGTGTATTCAAAATGCTCGAATTTTGGATTAGCTAGGTTAGTGTTCAACAATATGACACAGAGAAATGTTTTTTCTTGGACTATAATGATAGAGGGGTCCACAAACAATGGTTTTCTGCATGATGGTTTGAAGTATTTCTCTGAGATGCAGAAATGTGGAATACAGTTGGATGCGTTCACATATTCGGTAATACTACAGTTATGTATAGGGTTGAATTGTCTTGATTTAGGTGAAATGGTGCATGCCCGGATTCTCATAACAGGTTTTGCATCACATGTTTTTGTGAGCACTTCACTGCTTAACATGTACGCCAAGTTAGGAGATGTTGAGGAATCACTGAAGGTATTTGATAGCATGAATGAGCATAATGAAGTCTCTTGGAATGCAATGATATCGGGTTTCACAGCAAATGGGCTTTACTTGGAAGCTTTTAACCATTTTCTTATGATGATGGAGCATAGATATGCTCCGGACATGTATAGTATAATCAGTGTCTTAAAGGCAGTTGGAATGTTGGGTGATGCTGGCAAGGGCAAGCAAGTCCACAATTATGCATCTAATTTGGGTTTGGACTCTAATGTTCGTGTGGGCACTGCATTAATTGATATGTATGCGAAGTGTGGTGCTTTAAGTGATGCACAATCTGTATTTTATAGTAACTTTTCTAATTGTGGACTAAATATGCCGTGGAATGCTATGATTGGGGCCTATTCACTGTGTAATTACAGCCAAGAAGCTGTGCAACTTTATTCTGAAATGTGTTGGAACAACATAAAGTCAGATGTCTACACTTATTGTAGTGTGCTTGATGCTATTGCCAGTTTGAAGTGTTCCCATTTTTTGAAGCAGGTTCATGGAAAAGTTTTAAAGTCTCGGTATGATTTGATGGACCTAAGTGTTGAAAATGCTATAGCAGATGCATATTCCAATTGCACATCTCTTGGAGATGTAAGGAAGGTCTTTGACACAATGAAAGATAGAGATCTTGTTTCTTGGACCACATTAGTGGGTGCTTATTCTAGATGTTCTGATTGGGAGGAAGCACTAGTAATTTTTTCTCAAATGAGGGAAGAAGGTTTTTTACCTAATCATATCACTTTTTCTACTATACTTGATGCATGTGTTGGCCTTTGTTCCCTTGAACTTGGTGAGCAGCTCCATGGCCTTGTTTATAAACTTAGATTGGATACTGATAACTGCATAAATAGTGCTCTAGTTGACATGTATGCTAAGTGTGGCAGCATAACGGTGGCAAGGAAGGTTTTTGATTGCATCTCAACCCCTGATGTTGTTTCATGGACTGCTATCATATCAGGTTATGCCCAACATGGATCTGCAGCAGATGCACTTCAACTGTTCAGGAAGATGGAAAAGTTGAATGTTAAAGCCACTGCTGTAACTTTGTTGTGTGTTTTATTTGCTTGTAGTCATGCTGGAATGGTGGAAGAAGGTCTTGACTATTTTTGGTCCATGGAGGATAAATATGGTTTGGAGCCTGAGATGGAACACTATGCTTGTATTGTTGACTTACTTGGTCGTGTGGGCCGTCTTAATGAAGCATTTGAATTTATAAAAGCAATGCCAATAAAACCAGATGAAATGGTCTGGCAGACATTGTTAGCAGCATCCAGGATCCATGGGAATATTAATTTGGGAGAAATAGCagcaaagaatattcttttaaTGCAGCCAAATTATTCAGCTCCCTATGTTCTTTTGTCCAACATGTATACAGAAAAAGGGAGCTTCAGATATGGACTTCAATTGAGGAAGATGATGAAACAGCAAGGTATTGCAAAGGAGCCAGGATATAGTTGCATATCATTGAAAGGTAGAGTCCACAGGTTTTATGCTAGAGATCAGGAGCACCCAGAAAAAGATGACATATATCTGAAGTTGGCAGAATTAAGGAAGATGATCAAGGCATTTGGTTATGTGCCTGATACAAAATGTGCCTTGTGA
- the LOC113734761 gene encoding pentatricopeptide repeat-containing protein At2g27610 isoform X2, with product MVLLNHVMHVYSKCSNFGLARLVFNNMTQRNVFSWTIMIEGSTNNGFLHDGLKYFSEMQKCGIQLDAFTYSVILQLCIGLNCLDLGEMVHARILITGFASHVFVSTSLLNMYAKLGDVEESLKVFDSMNEHNEVSWNAMISGFTANGLYLEAFNHFLMMMEHRYAPDMYSIISVLKAVGMLGDAGKGKQVHNYASNLGLDSNVRVGTALIDMYAKCGALSDAQSVFYSNFSNCGLNMPWNAMIGAYSLCNYSQEAVQLYSEMCWNNIKSDVYTYCSVLDAIASLKCSHFLKQVHGKVLKSRYDLMDLSVENAIADAYSNCTSLGDVRKVFDTMKDRDLVSWTTLVGAYSRCSDWEEALVIFSQMREEGFLPNHITFSTILDACVGLCSLELGEQLHGLVYKLRLDTDNCINSALVDMYAKCGSITVARKVFDCISTPDVVSWTAIISGYAQHGSAADALQLFRKMEKLNVKATAVTLLCVLFACSHAGMVEEGLDYFWSMEDKYGLEPEMEHYACIVDLLGRVGRLNEAFEFIKAMPIKPDEMVWQTLLAASRIHGNINLGEIAAKNILLMQPNYSAPYVLLSNMYTEKGSFRYGLQLRKMMKQQGIAKEPGYSCISLKGRVHRFYARDQEHPEKDDIYLKLAELRKMIKAFGYVPDTKCAL from the coding sequence ATGGTTCTACTCAATCATGTAATGCATGTGTATTCAAAATGCTCGAATTTTGGATTAGCTAGGTTAGTGTTCAACAATATGACACAGAGAAATGTTTTTTCTTGGACTATAATGATAGAGGGGTCCACAAACAATGGTTTTCTGCATGATGGTTTGAAGTATTTCTCTGAGATGCAGAAATGTGGAATACAGTTGGATGCGTTCACATATTCGGTAATACTACAGTTATGTATAGGGTTGAATTGTCTTGATTTAGGTGAAATGGTGCATGCCCGGATTCTCATAACAGGTTTTGCATCACATGTTTTTGTGAGCACTTCACTGCTTAACATGTACGCCAAGTTAGGAGATGTTGAGGAATCACTGAAGGTATTTGATAGCATGAATGAGCATAATGAAGTCTCTTGGAATGCAATGATATCGGGTTTCACAGCAAATGGGCTTTACTTGGAAGCTTTTAACCATTTTCTTATGATGATGGAGCATAGATATGCTCCGGACATGTATAGTATAATCAGTGTCTTAAAGGCAGTTGGAATGTTGGGTGATGCTGGCAAGGGCAAGCAAGTCCACAATTATGCATCTAATTTGGGTTTGGACTCTAATGTTCGTGTGGGCACTGCATTAATTGATATGTATGCGAAGTGTGGTGCTTTAAGTGATGCACAATCTGTATTTTATAGTAACTTTTCTAATTGTGGACTAAATATGCCGTGGAATGCTATGATTGGGGCCTATTCACTGTGTAATTACAGCCAAGAAGCTGTGCAACTTTATTCTGAAATGTGTTGGAACAACATAAAGTCAGATGTCTACACTTATTGTAGTGTGCTTGATGCTATTGCCAGTTTGAAGTGTTCCCATTTTTTGAAGCAGGTTCATGGAAAAGTTTTAAAGTCTCGGTATGATTTGATGGACCTAAGTGTTGAAAATGCTATAGCAGATGCATATTCCAATTGCACATCTCTTGGAGATGTAAGGAAGGTCTTTGACACAATGAAAGATAGAGATCTTGTTTCTTGGACCACATTAGTGGGTGCTTATTCTAGATGTTCTGATTGGGAGGAAGCACTAGTAATTTTTTCTCAAATGAGGGAAGAAGGTTTTTTACCTAATCATATCACTTTTTCTACTATACTTGATGCATGTGTTGGCCTTTGTTCCCTTGAACTTGGTGAGCAGCTCCATGGCCTTGTTTATAAACTTAGATTGGATACTGATAACTGCATAAATAGTGCTCTAGTTGACATGTATGCTAAGTGTGGCAGCATAACGGTGGCAAGGAAGGTTTTTGATTGCATCTCAACCCCTGATGTTGTTTCATGGACTGCTATCATATCAGGTTATGCCCAACATGGATCTGCAGCAGATGCACTTCAACTGTTCAGGAAGATGGAAAAGTTGAATGTTAAAGCCACTGCTGTAACTTTGTTGTGTGTTTTATTTGCTTGTAGTCATGCTGGAATGGTGGAAGAAGGTCTTGACTATTTTTGGTCCATGGAGGATAAATATGGTTTGGAGCCTGAGATGGAACACTATGCTTGTATTGTTGACTTACTTGGTCGTGTGGGCCGTCTTAATGAAGCATTTGAATTTATAAAAGCAATGCCAATAAAACCAGATGAAATGGTCTGGCAGACATTGTTAGCAGCATCCAGGATCCATGGGAATATTAATTTGGGAGAAATAGCagcaaagaatattcttttaaTGCAGCCAAATTATTCAGCTCCCTATGTTCTTTTGTCCAACATGTATACAGAAAAAGGGAGCTTCAGATATGGACTTCAATTGAGGAAGATGATGAAACAGCAAGGTATTGCAAAGGAGCCAGGATATAGTTGCATATCATTGAAAGGTAGAGTCCACAGGTTTTATGCTAGAGATCAGGAGCACCCAGAAAAAGATGACATATATCTGAAGTTGGCAGAATTAAGGAAGATGATCAAGGCATTTGGTTATGTGCCTGATACAAAATGTGCCTTGTGA